From the Prunus dulcis chromosome 4, ALMONDv2, whole genome shotgun sequence genome, one window contains:
- the LOC117626489 gene encoding BAHD acyltransferase At5g47980-like, with protein MAPDLIKVEIIERQTVKPSSPTPHPLKTIQLSVFDQMIPCHVYPPTLLFYAANNNVNGSGDMAAMRMKKRDYCQHLMQSLAKTLTHFYPLAGRWSKGHDMIQCTDDGAEFVTARVKCSLSQIFEHPDPEMLTGLVPAIGQPDGDGDGVSTRLPLLAVQANLFDCGGIAIGLKMSHRIVDGTTASTFISCWAKTALDGGDSHQVPFMVPKFDAASYFPPLDFLNSSQPSPSPPEMVDIKYITKRFVFDAPKIATLQSNLASALAPHAPTRVLVLSALIWKCAMEALSKSSNIPLGSRPSSFKLAMDLRRRFEPPMSQTLGGNAVANIFVIATPSLLKGQEESDDGTIDLKDLVVKLRKGLEQQNATYPTKLPFDSNEAWKRDQEYEKLRGNVDMYHLCSGSWCRFSFYEADFGWGKPTWVSIPSTGIKDLVIFIDKRDGKGIEALVSVSEEIMEHLESNPELLKYASVNPSVM; from the coding sequence ATGGCCCCAGACTTGATCAAGGTTGAAATCATTGAGAGGCAAACAGTCAAACCATCATCCCCAACTCCTCATCCCTTGAAAACCATACAGCTCTCTGTTTTTGATCAGATGATTCCTTGTCACGTTTACCCCCCAACGCTTCTTTTCTATGCCGCGAACAATAATGTTAATGGTTCAGGAGACATGGCGGCCatgaggatgaagaagagagATTATTGTCAGCATCTAATGCAGTCATTAGCCAAAACTCTCACTCACTTCTACCCCTTAGCAGGAAGATGGAGTAAAGGCCATGACATGATCCAATGCACTGACGATGGAGCTGAGTTCGTGACGGCCCGAGTCAAATGTTCATTATCGCAGATTTTTGAACACCCAGATCCCGAGATGCTAACAGGGCTCGTCCCAGCAATTGGTCAACCTGacggtgatggtgatggtgttTCCACGAGGCTCCCGCTGCTTGCTGTGCAAGCCAACTTGTTCGACTGTGGAGGAATAGCAATAGGATTGAAAATGTCACATAGGATTGTTGATGGAACCACAGCTAGCACCTTCATCAGTTGTTGGGCCAAAACAGCACTTGATGGTGGTGACAGTCATCAGGTACCTTTCATGGTCCCAAAATTTGATGCGGCGTCTTATTTTCCACCACTAGATTTCTTAAACTCATCACagccatcaccatcaccacccGAGATGGTGGACATCAAGTACATAACAAAAAGGTTTGTTTTTGATGCCCCAAAGATTGCCACCCTCCAATCAAATTTGGCCAGCGCATTGGCACCTCATGCACCGACTCGTGTCCTTGTACTTTCAGCACTCATTTGGAAATGTGCTATGGAAGCATTATCCAAATCATCAAACATACCATTGGGATCAAGACCATCTTCGTTCAAACTAGCTATGGACTTGCGTAGAAGGTTTGAGCCACCCATGTCACAAACCTTGGGTGGGAACGCTGTTGCTAATATATTCGTCATCGCTACACCGTCGTTATTAAAAGGTCAAGAAGAGAGTGATGATGGGACGATAGATCTAAAAGACTTGGTTGTCAAACTCAGGAAAGGGCTTGAACAACAGAACGCAACTTATCCTACAAAACTACCATTTGATTCTAATGAGGCATGGAAAAGGGATCAAGAATATGAAAAGTTGAGAGGGAATGTTGACATGTACCATTTATGCTCTGGAAGTTGGTgtaggttttctttttatgaagcTGATTTCGGATGGGGAAAGCCGACGTGGGTGAGCATTCCTAGTACTGGAATTAAGGATTTGgttatttttattgataaaagAGATGGCAAGGGAATAGAAGCGTTGGTGAGTGTGAGTGAAGAAATCATGGAGCATCTTGAAAGCAACCCGGAGCTGCTTAAATATGCTTCCGTAAATCCAAGCGTCATGTAG